A single genomic interval of Fibrobacter sp. UWB13 harbors:
- a CDS encoding FISUMP domain-containing protein, whose product MNMNKTNFVIALSVALLWACSDSPNEAGTTEIDNTVAQNDSSSSSVDNSSSSVDVKHSSSSELQSSSSDKAEPSNAFAEDTKRGLKLGFCISSGLEQRVLAKRSALIASVEDSSEELPKAYILQDGKGNYQVMILNVMDLCQVEADLLTKRSGDTLEIEYGEHYMETTCSCYSDHWFDIDANNKNVKFVRFSGITYEISEGSAPEPTKREHDYSVMDDSRDSKTYKTVQLEEGVWMAENLNYEMEDGVQSWCNENKTENCDKYGRLYTLKAANSVCPSGWHLPSIEEWPFSGNGGYSAFYDYAAQGWKKAIDKYGFAALPAGEYSAEFQKFFEPGTSAYFWTSTIDTRNNDCPVIVEFSNSSAGMISVCADNENDGLSVRCVKDSE is encoded by the coding sequence ATGAATATGAATAAGACAAATTTCGTAATCGCTTTATCCGTAGCTCTGCTCTGGGCCTGCTCCGATTCTCCTAACGAGGCGGGGACTACAGAAATTGACAACACCGTGGCGCAGAACGATAGTTCTTCGAGCTCCGTAGATAATTCGTCCAGTTCCGTAGACGTCAAACATTCTTCATCAAGTGAGTTGCAATCTAGTTCTAGTGACAAAGCAGAGCCTTCAAATGCGTTTGCAGAAGACACTAAACGAGGCTTGAAACTCGGCTTTTGCATTTCATCTGGTTTAGAGCAACGAGTATTAGCCAAACGATCTGCCCTCATTGCTAGTGTAGAAGACTCATCAGAAGAATTGCCCAAGGCTTACATTCTTCAAGACGGTAAAGGAAATTACCAAGTGATGATTTTGAACGTAATGGATCTCTGTCAAGTTGAAGCAGACCTGTTGACAAAGCGTTCCGGTGATACATTGGAAATCGAATACGGAGAGCATTATATGGAAACGACATGTTCGTGCTATAGTGATCACTGGTTCGACATTGATGCGAACAACAAGAATGTCAAGTTTGTTCGGTTCAGCGGAATCACCTACGAAATCAGCGAAGGATCGGCTCCAGAGCCTACAAAACGCGAACACGACTATTCCGTTATGGACGATTCCCGTGATAGCAAAACTTATAAGACGGTCCAATTAGAAGAAGGCGTCTGGATGGCTGAAAACCTCAACTACGAAATGGAAGACGGAGTCCAGAGCTGGTGTAACGAAAACAAGACGGAAAACTGCGACAAGTATGGGCGCCTATATACTCTCAAGGCAGCCAATTCTGTATGTCCTTCAGGATGGCACCTTCCTTCAATAGAGGAATGGCCGTTCAGTGGAAATGGGGGCTATTCGGCATTTTACGATTATGCCGCCCAAGGTTGGAAAAAAGCAATTGACAAATACGGCTTTGCCGCTCTGCCTGCCGGCGAATATTCCGCAGAATTCCAAAAGTTTTTTGAGCCCGGAACTTCCGCCTATTTCTGGACATCTACCATAGACACAAGAAATAATGACTGTCCTGTGATAGTCGAATTCAGCAATAGTTCTGCAGGAATGATAAGTGTCTGTGCCGATAACGAAAACGACGGACTTTCTGTCCGCTGTGTCAAGGACTCTGAGTAG
- a CDS encoding TIGR02147 family protein, with product MRPVTEYQDYRQYMQDFYEERKRSSYFTWRKFASLAGFASPAYLKLVCDGKTSLSKPGVAKVARAMNLEGFDFTYFALLVRFGNAKNDSEKEAALMALEREARMNKIRIIDADAFRYYEDPTCPIVRELAPVMPRATFGEIASKIRSETTAAQVRDTLQFLVKADLLKKNADETYEQTQKAVKGSKETIPLVIRTMNKKMTELAARSIANDSVEERNFSGITMGIDKRTYDRITREIEIFRKKIIDIANECQKIDQVYQMNLQIFPLTDKISNIESRKG from the coding sequence ATGAGACCCGTTACTGAATATCAAGACTACCGCCAATATATGCAAGACTTCTATGAAGAACGCAAAAGAAGTTCTTACTTCACATGGCGTAAATTCGCAAGCCTTGCTGGTTTTGCTTCTCCGGCATACCTGAAACTGGTCTGCGATGGCAAAACAAGCTTGAGCAAGCCGGGTGTCGCTAAGGTGGCTCGTGCCATGAATCTAGAAGGTTTTGATTTCACCTATTTCGCCTTGCTCGTAAGATTTGGCAACGCCAAGAACGACAGCGAAAAGGAAGCGGCCCTTATGGCGCTTGAACGCGAAGCCCGCATGAATAAGATCCGAATAATTGATGCAGATGCATTTCGCTACTATGAAGACCCGACCTGTCCTATCGTCCGCGAACTTGCGCCCGTCATGCCGAGAGCTACTTTTGGTGAGATCGCTTCCAAAATCCGTAGCGAGACGACGGCGGCACAAGTCCGCGACACCCTGCAGTTCCTTGTCAAGGCAGACCTGCTCAAAAAGAATGCTGACGAAACATATGAGCAAACGCAAAAGGCCGTGAAGGGCTCCAAGGAAACTATACCCCTTGTCATTCGAACCATGAATAAAAAGATGACCGAACTGGCGGCACGCTCCATCGCCAACGATTCTGTCGAGGAACGCAACTTTTCGGGAATCACCATGGGCATTGACAAGCGCACTTATGATCGTATCACCAGGGAAATCGAAATTTTCCGCAAGAAGATTATCGACATTGCCAACGAGTGTCAAAAGATAGATCAGGTCTACCAAATGAATTTGCAAATTTTCCCTTTGACAGACAAGATTAGCAACATTGAATCAAGGAAAGGCTAA
- a CDS encoding MBL fold metallo-hydrolase, whose protein sequence is MITTIILTVLFILGDAGVLFLSQDSFGKLPQGKRLERVKKSPHYDGKQFVNDEETEFMTGNKSTLTVWREFMFNKKKNTVPDTALHAIKTDLRKLPNDKDWIVWFGHSSYLVNLSGKKILVDPVFYKGSPVKFANKMFKGTDIYKPADMPDIDYLVITHDHWDHLDYETVTELEPRVKKVITALGVGSHLEYWHYPVSKLIELDWWEKAQLGDSTRVTATPARHFSGRDLHKNKTFWASFVYESPKRTIWIGGDGGYGSHYSKIKANFPNIDLGILENGQYNPDWAQVHTMPQYLGREMLELGAKRYLTVHHSKFCLSKHPYYEPLENAKKAAKESGKPLLMPLIGEVVYLD, encoded by the coding sequence ATGATTACAACGATTATTTTAACAGTCCTTTTCATTTTGGGCGATGCGGGCGTTCTGTTCCTAAGCCAAGATAGCTTTGGCAAGCTACCGCAAGGCAAGCGATTGGAACGCGTCAAAAAGTCCCCGCATTACGATGGCAAGCAGTTCGTGAATGACGAAGAAACGGAATTCATGACAGGCAACAAGAGCACGCTTACCGTCTGGCGTGAATTCATGTTCAACAAAAAAAAGAACACCGTCCCCGACACGGCTTTGCACGCGATCAAGACGGATTTGAGAAAACTCCCGAATGACAAGGATTGGATTGTTTGGTTCGGCCATTCGTCGTACCTTGTGAACCTTTCGGGTAAGAAAATTTTGGTGGACCCGGTGTTTTACAAGGGCTCCCCCGTCAAGTTTGCCAATAAGATGTTCAAGGGTACGGACATTTACAAGCCCGCCGACATGCCGGATATCGATTACCTGGTTATTACTCACGACCATTGGGATCACTTGGATTACGAGACCGTCACGGAGTTGGAACCGCGCGTCAAGAAGGTCATAACCGCACTTGGCGTAGGCTCGCATCTGGAATATTGGCACTACCCCGTGAGCAAACTTATTGAGCTCGACTGGTGGGAAAAAGCGCAGCTTGGCGACAGCACCCGCGTTACGGCAACGCCTGCAAGGCACTTCTCGGGGCGCGATTTGCACAAGAACAAGACGTTCTGGGCGTCGTTCGTTTATGAATCACCCAAACGTACAATTTGGATAGGCGGAGATGGCGGCTACGGATCGCACTACTCAAAAATCAAGGCAAACTTCCCGAACATCGATTTAGGGATTCTTGAAAACGGACAATACAATCCGGATTGGGCGCAAGTCCATACGATGCCGCAATATTTGGGTCGTGAAATGCTTGAGCTAGGCGCGAAGCGCTATCTGACGGTTCACCATTCCAAGTTCTGCCTGAGCAAGCATCCGTATTACGAGCCTCTCGAAAATGCGAAAAAGGCCGCCAAGGAATCTGGCAAGCCTTTGCTCATGCCGCTAATCGGCGAAGTTGTGTATTTAGATTAG
- a CDS encoding radical SAM protein encodes MKVSEIFKSIEGEGIRMGQSAVFVRLHGCNLRCSYCDSKYAVEGPDFKQMSVGEVLAAVEAYRNESGVKCVTLTGGEPLIHEGVGELLTAFSDAGFEVNIETNGTVPCKWQLPGLFYTMDWKCKSSGMSARMKMENIISLGKNDVLKFVVGSVEDLLEAEGVVARLSLTSPDNMPHIFISPVWGELTNEQIVNWMVSSKVMTQNNARFQVQLHKIVWDPDMRGV; translated from the coding sequence ATGAAAGTCTCCGAAATTTTTAAGAGTATCGAGGGCGAAGGGATTCGCATGGGGCAGTCGGCAGTGTTCGTGCGCCTGCACGGCTGCAACTTGCGCTGTAGCTATTGCGATTCGAAGTATGCGGTCGAAGGTCCTGACTTTAAGCAGATGAGCGTGGGGGAGGTCCTTGCAGCGGTTGAAGCGTATCGCAACGAATCCGGTGTAAAATGCGTGACGCTCACCGGAGGCGAACCGCTGATTCACGAAGGCGTGGGCGAGTTGCTTACTGCATTCAGTGATGCCGGCTTTGAAGTCAACATCGAAACAAACGGCACGGTTCCTTGCAAATGGCAGTTACCGGGGCTGTTCTACACGATGGACTGGAAGTGCAAAAGCAGCGGCATGTCTGCCCGAATGAAGATGGAAAATATCATTTCACTCGGCAAAAATGACGTGCTCAAGTTCGTTGTTGGGAGTGTAGAAGATTTGCTGGAAGCAGAAGGCGTTGTCGCGCGACTCTCGCTAACATCTCCAGATAATATGCCGCACATTTTTATTTCGCCGGTATGGGGCGAACTCACCAACGAGCAAATTGTCAATTGGATGGTGAGTAGCAAGGTCATGACACAAAACAACGCACGCTTCCAAGTGCAACTCCACAAAATCGTGTGGGACCCCGACATGCGCGGGGTGTAA
- the queD gene encoding 6-carboxytetrahydropterin synthase QueD has translation MYRVIKRIEISGAHKLSLPYESKCRGLHGHNWIITVFCQSETLDENGMVVDFSHIKKIVKGKLDHQFLNDVVDFNPTAENLARWICEQVPHCYKVQVQESEGNTVEYEV, from the coding sequence ATGTACAGAGTTATCAAGCGTATTGAAATTTCTGGGGCTCACAAGCTCTCGCTCCCGTACGAAAGCAAGTGCCGCGGTCTGCATGGCCATAACTGGATTATCACGGTGTTCTGCCAGTCCGAAACTCTCGACGAAAACGGCATGGTGGTCGATTTCTCGCACATCAAGAAAATTGTGAAGGGCAAGCTCGATCACCAGTTCTTGAACGATGTGGTGGACTTTAATCCGACGGCGGAGAACTTGGCTCGCTGGATTTGCGAACAGGTGCCGCATTGCTACAAGGTGCAGGTCCAGGAAAGCGAAGGCAATACCGTCGAGTACGAAGTGTAA
- the queC gene encoding 7-cyano-7-deazaguanine synthase QueC encodes MKDALLVLSGGMDSVTLLYDRAADIALAVSFDYGSNHNDKEIPFARMHCEKLGIPHITIPLKFMHDYFTSSLLSGADAIPEGTYADENMKSTVVPFRNGIMLSVAAGLAESRDLKRVMMANHFGDHAIYPDCREEFVKNMSAAISAGTYANITIDAPYTNISKADIARKGKALGLDYSETWSCYKGGKIHCGKCATCLERKAALAEAGINDTTEYEA; translated from the coding sequence ATGAAAGACGCTTTGCTGGTCTTGTCCGGTGGAATGGACAGTGTGACCTTGCTCTACGACCGCGCTGCGGATATTGCGCTTGCCGTTTCATTTGATTACGGCAGCAACCATAACGACAAAGAAATTCCTTTTGCGCGCATGCATTGCGAAAAACTCGGGATTCCGCACATTACGATTCCGCTCAAGTTCATGCACGATTACTTTACGTCGTCACTCCTTTCGGGGGCAGATGCCATCCCAGAAGGGACTTACGCCGACGAGAACATGAAATCGACGGTGGTGCCGTTCCGCAATGGCATTATGCTTTCTGTGGCGGCAGGGCTTGCCGAAAGCCGTGACCTCAAGCGCGTGATGATGGCAAACCACTTTGGCGACCATGCGATTTACCCGGACTGCCGCGAAGAATTCGTGAAGAACATGTCGGCGGCGATTTCGGCGGGTACATACGCAAACATCACAATTGATGCTCCGTACACGAACATTTCCAAGGCGGATATCGCTCGCAAGGGTAAGGCTCTTGGCTTGGATTACAGCGAAACTTGGTCTTGCTACAAGGGCGGTAAAATCCATTGCGGCAAGTGCGCAACCTGCCTGGAACGCAAGGCGGCTCTCGCCGAAGCGGGCATCAACGACACAACGGAATACGAGGCGTAA
- the bioD gene encoding dethiobiotin synthase, translating to MSKGYFVTATGTDVGKTFITGLLVKKWRDSGIDAGYYKAALSGAELRDGKWIAGDADYVKRIANLPDTQEQLVSYVYKEAVSPHLAAQKEGNPVELSKVQADFNAACSRHEFIFAEGSGGIICPIRYDDQKIFLEDIIKTLKLPLLIVTTAALGSINACVLTIEYARSRGLDIRGIIVNRYGCSGNFEMEDDNIRMMQDLTGLEILAKVKEGDSDLGVQVF from the coding sequence ATGAGCAAAGGTTATTTCGTTACGGCGACAGGTACGGATGTCGGTAAAACTTTTATCACGGGTCTTTTGGTGAAAAAATGGCGCGATTCCGGCATTGACGCTGGCTATTACAAAGCGGCTCTTAGTGGTGCTGAACTCCGTGATGGCAAGTGGATTGCAGGCGATGCCGATTATGTCAAGCGCATTGCAAATCTCCCGGACACGCAAGAACAGCTCGTCAGTTACGTTTACAAAGAGGCGGTCTCACCGCATCTGGCCGCACAAAAAGAAGGCAATCCCGTTGAACTTTCGAAAGTTCAAGCGGACTTTAATGCGGCCTGTTCGCGCCACGAATTCATCTTTGCCGAAGGAAGCGGGGGAATCATTTGCCCCATCCGCTATGATGACCAGAAAATTTTCCTCGAAGATATCATCAAGACGCTCAAGCTTCCGCTGCTTATCGTAACAACGGCGGCGCTCGGCTCCATCAACGCTTGCGTGCTCACTATAGAATACGCTCGTAGTCGCGGCCTAGATATCCGTGGAATTATCGTGAACCGTTACGGCTGTAGCGGCAATTTTGAAATGGAAGATGACAATATCCGCATGATGCAGGACTTGACGGGGCTTGAAATTCTTGCAAAAGTCAAGGAAGGCGACAGCGATTTAGGCGTACAGGTATTTTAG
- the bioF gene encoding 8-amino-7-oxononanoate synthase, producing MNERILDLFTKDALEAARANNTYRTLRHISSPEASHVTIAGKDTVLLASNSYLDLANVPELKQAMADAVLEWGTGSGGARLTTGNKTPHDELEEFIAKFKGEEAAIAFNTGYMANVGAISALCGKNDFIFSDELNHASIIDGIRLSRAKCFVYKHNDMADLERAIGAAKAEFCAREKLAENAVSNFRGLIVTDAVFSMDGDLANLPKLLRIAHARDCLLMIDEAHATGVLGRTGRGLAEHYNCEHADVTVGTLSKAVAAEGGFVAGSKQLIEFLKNKSRSFIFTTAMAPAVAAAALRNLQFIDAHPERVQQLRDNVKFFCDALRLHGLQVPQTESAIIPIIIGDEAKALRISETLQNEGVLIPAIRYPTVAKGQARLRASLMATHTKEELEFAAAKIAEAI from the coding sequence ATGAACGAACGAATTTTAGACCTTTTCACAAAAGATGCGCTTGAAGCGGCGCGTGCGAACAATACGTACCGCACGTTGCGTCACATCTCGTCGCCAGAAGCATCGCATGTGACGATTGCGGGCAAGGATACGGTTTTGCTCGCTTCGAATTCTTACTTGGATTTGGCGAACGTTCCTGAACTCAAGCAGGCGATGGCGGATGCGGTCCTTGAATGGGGTACGGGGAGCGGTGGCGCTCGCCTCACGACCGGCAACAAGACTCCGCACGATGAACTCGAAGAGTTTATTGCAAAGTTCAAAGGCGAAGAGGCGGCTATTGCGTTCAACACGGGTTACATGGCAAACGTGGGTGCGATTTCGGCGTTGTGCGGCAAGAACGATTTTATTTTCAGCGATGAACTGAATCACGCAAGCATCATTGATGGTATTCGTCTTTCGCGTGCAAAATGCTTTGTGTACAAGCACAATGACATGGCGGATTTGGAACGCGCGATTGGAGCGGCCAAGGCTGAGTTCTGCGCACGAGAAAAGCTTGCGGAAAACGCGGTTTCGAATTTCCGCGGGCTCATCGTGACGGATGCTGTTTTCAGCATGGATGGCGATTTGGCGAATTTGCCGAAGCTTTTGCGCATTGCTCACGCTCGCGATTGCCTTTTGATGATTGATGAGGCGCATGCCACGGGCGTCCTTGGGCGCACGGGGCGCGGACTTGCGGAACATTACAATTGTGAACATGCCGATGTGACCGTCGGGACTTTGAGCAAGGCCGTGGCCGCCGAAGGCGGCTTTGTCGCCGGCTCCAAGCAGTTGATTGAATTCTTGAAAAACAAGTCTCGCAGTTTCATTTTCACGACAGCGATGGCCCCTGCGGTAGCGGCGGCTGCACTCCGCAATTTGCAGTTCATCGATGCGCACCCGGAGCGCGTCCAGCAATTGCGTGACAACGTGAAATTCTTTTGCGATGCTTTGCGCTTGCATGGGTTGCAAGTTCCGCAGACGGAATCGGCGATTATCCCGATTATCATTGGGGATGAGGCGAAGGCTTTGCGGATTTCGGAAACGCTCCAGAATGAGGGCGTCTTGATTCCTGCAATCCGTTATCCGACGGTTGCAAAAGGGCAGGCCCGCTTACGCGCAAGCCTCATGGCAACGCATACAAAAGAAGAACTTGAATTTGCTGCAGCTAAAATTGCGGAGGCGATATGA
- a CDS encoding 6-carboxyhexanoate--CoA ligase produces MDYYSLKMRASQHVGEGENSHEQHISGAERIVGRDSVEAVCAAMVRRAMNHSKGDPDFINVKIEKVHESDIQVLKSLPVTRVDVETWQEGLEKAFGLITPLMGSGCGLREKLQELLRATFPMRGAMLYDIATGNRLEPDKDRGVRATYMDALHSSEVDSCKNHFNEAIVLATKVANAPGMVAEFCVSDDPNYVTGYVASKELGYVRIMKMKEMGDENGGRIFLFDSRKASAEECIEYLQKKKVLVEIQK; encoded by the coding sequence ATGGATTACTACAGTTTAAAAATGCGAGCCTCGCAGCATGTTGGCGAAGGCGAAAACTCCCATGAACAGCATATTTCCGGTGCTGAACGTATTGTTGGTCGTGATTCCGTGGAAGCTGTGTGTGCGGCGATGGTGCGCCGTGCGATGAATCATTCCAAAGGCGACCCGGATTTTATCAATGTGAAAATTGAAAAGGTTCACGAAAGCGATATTCAGGTCTTGAAATCGCTCCCTGTAACGCGCGTGGATGTGGAAACGTGGCAGGAAGGGTTGGAAAAGGCGTTTGGCTTGATTACTCCGCTGATGGGCTCCGGTTGTGGACTGCGCGAAAAATTGCAGGAACTCTTGCGGGCAACGTTCCCGATGCGCGGGGCTATGCTTTACGATATTGCAACGGGAAACCGCTTGGAACCGGATAAAGATCGCGGTGTCCGTGCGACGTATATGGATGCGCTTCATTCAAGCGAAGTGGATAGTTGCAAGAATCACTTTAACGAAGCGATTGTCCTTGCGACCAAGGTGGCAAATGCACCGGGTATGGTGGCAGAATTCTGCGTAAGCGATGACCCGAATTACGTGACGGGCTATGTCGCGAGCAAGGAACTCGGCTATGTTCGCATTATGAAGATGAAGGAAATGGGCGACGAAAACGGAGGCCGCATTTTCTTGTTTGATTCTCGAAAAGCATCCGCCGAAGAATGCATCGAGTACTTGCAGAAAAAGAAAGTACTCGTGGAAATTCAGAAGTAA
- a CDS encoding GGDEF domain-containing protein, translated as MGDCKKFIADFPVDSAEFFTAITYATSELYISMHVLDLENNTAFPIKTNEFIDKFMKCGSTLQDSITNIMVNLACPESVSTIKNFTILSTLSERMKNANVISEIFHGKIHGWSKAMFVRVGDDKPLRRVLYVVENVNAQMTKLEQEKELLEQNRKQQNMINALMNGYASVVGVDFVTEKVEFFRTSDRIKSALGFMKEPPPFKILVEKLINTAVHEEDRKSIREVADESYIKEYLPVGNSLSKIFHNEVGHYVEMKIVRTGEETTVFGFTDKNNEITEINDKIYRDSLTQVMNRKYFDDKLSSRNSQAVVMADIDFFKDVNDNYGHQCGDAAIAAVASILNSSVRNLDRVVRYGGDEFLISFKGITHEVLRNRLEQMRARAEKIKLQDYPGVKLTMSFGGTFGDGIVSDMLSFADKALYVSKKKRNCVTLVPFEEKI; from the coding sequence ATGGGTGATTGCAAAAAGTTTATCGCGGACTTTCCTGTGGACTCTGCGGAGTTTTTCACAGCTATAACTTACGCCACATCTGAACTGTACATTTCAATGCATGTACTTGATCTTGAGAATAATACAGCGTTTCCTATCAAGACCAACGAATTCATCGATAAGTTCATGAAATGCGGCAGCACCCTACAGGATAGTATTACCAATATCATGGTGAACCTTGCATGCCCAGAAAGCGTTTCAACCATCAAGAATTTTACGATCCTTTCAACATTGTCGGAACGCATGAAGAATGCAAATGTTATTTCCGAAATTTTTCACGGGAAAATTCACGGTTGGAGTAAGGCAATGTTTGTACGCGTTGGTGATGACAAGCCACTACGTCGAGTCCTGTACGTTGTCGAAAACGTGAATGCGCAAATGACAAAGCTGGAACAAGAGAAAGAGCTCTTGGAGCAGAACCGCAAACAACAAAATATGATAAATGCGCTCATGAACGGATACGCCTCTGTAGTCGGAGTCGATTTCGTCACAGAAAAGGTGGAATTTTTCCGCACAAGCGATCGAATCAAAAGTGCTCTTGGCTTCATGAAAGAACCGCCTCCGTTCAAGATCCTTGTTGAAAAACTTATCAATACGGCTGTACACGAAGAGGATCGAAAAAGTATCCGAGAAGTGGCTGATGAGTCCTATATTAAGGAATACTTGCCAGTTGGCAATAGTTTGTCAAAAATATTTCACAACGAAGTCGGCCATTATGTTGAAATGAAAATTGTGCGAACCGGCGAAGAAACAACCGTGTTCGGTTTCACCGACAAAAATAACGAAATCACGGAAATAAACGATAAAATCTACAGGGATTCGTTGACTCAAGTGATGAACCGCAAGTATTTTGATGATAAACTATCATCGCGTAATAGTCAAGCCGTCGTAATGGCTGATATTGACTTTTTCAAAGATGTTAATGACAATTACGGCCACCAGTGTGGTGATGCAGCCATTGCTGCCGTTGCATCGATACTGAATTCATCTGTTCGTAATTTAGACCGCGTAGTACGTTATGGTGGCGATGAATTTTTAATTTCGTTCAAGGGTATTACTCATGAAGTGCTGAGAAACAGACTTGAACAGATGCGCGCTCGCGCAGAAAAAATTAAACTGCAAGATTACCCAGGTGTAAAGTTAACGATGAGCTTTGGCGGAACATTCGGAGACGGAATTGTTTCAGATATGCTCTCCTTTGCCGACAAGGCGCTCTACGTATCAAAGAAAAAACGGAACTGTGTGACCTTAGTTCCGTTTGAAGAAAAAATTTAA
- the bioA gene encoding adenosylmethionine--8-amino-7-oxononanoate transaminase, protein MNTLLNFDSEHLWHPYAALKNTPARFLAKSAHGTTIETADGLKLIDAVSSWWCMAHGHNAPEIVEAIRKQSEKMCHVMFGGFTHEPAIELGEKLVNFLPEGLNKIFFADSGSIAVECAAKMAVQYQHSLGRPERCKLVALKGGYHGDTAGAMALSDPDGMHVLFRGIMPHHYFAERPNCRFDSDWDDSDFASMERVVEEHKNEIAAVICEPVFQGGNGMWLYNAGYLKRLRELCDRYGILLILDEIASGFYRTGPRFAMMHTATQDCADFIKPDIMCIGKALTGGSITMAACVASEKVADTITNSKIPAFMHGPTYMANPLACAAGIASLSLFESRDYASSVARIEKRLKANLEPLRSLENAADVRVLGAIGVLELKAKPSADDILKVIKETGVWLRPFCNYVYTMPPFITSDAEVDRICEAIKMIGKCEPAPIVDGEDEFHE, encoded by the coding sequence ATGAATACGCTATTGAATTTCGACAGCGAGCATTTGTGGCACCCGTATGCTGCGCTGAAAAATACTCCCGCAAGATTCCTTGCAAAGTCGGCTCACGGAACGACGATTGAAACCGCCGATGGATTGAAATTGATTGATGCCGTATCGAGCTGGTGGTGCATGGCTCACGGGCATAACGCTCCTGAAATTGTTGAAGCGATTCGCAAGCAAAGCGAAAAGATGTGCCACGTGATGTTCGGCGGTTTTACGCACGAGCCTGCAATTGAACTTGGCGAAAAGTTGGTGAACTTTTTGCCCGAAGGCTTGAACAAGATTTTCTTTGCTGATTCGGGAAGCATCGCCGTGGAATGCGCCGCCAAGATGGCGGTGCAGTACCAGCATTCGCTGGGTCGCCCGGAGCGCTGTAAGTTGGTCGCCTTGAAGGGCGGCTACCACGGCGATACAGCAGGTGCAATGGCTTTGAGCGATCCCGATGGCATGCACGTGCTTTTCCGCGGAATCATGCCGCACCATTACTTTGCGGAACGCCCGAATTGCCGTTTTGATAGCGATTGGGACGATAGCGATTTTGCTTCGATGGAACGCGTTGTTGAAGAGCATAAAAATGAAATTGCGGCCGTCATTTGCGAGCCTGTTTTCCAGGGCGGAAACGGCATGTGGCTTTACAATGCTGGCTACCTCAAGCGTCTCCGAGAACTTTGCGACCGTTATGGCATTTTGCTTATTTTGGATGAAATTGCGTCTGGATTTTACCGCACGGGCCCGCGATTTGCTATGATGCATACCGCAACACAGGATTGCGCCGACTTTATAAAGCCGGACATTATGTGCATCGGCAAGGCGCTTACGGGCGGTAGCATTACTATGGCGGCATGTGTCGCATCCGAGAAGGTCGCTGACACGATTACGAATAGCAAGATTCCGGCATTTATGCATGGCCCGACGTACATGGCAAACCCGCTAGCGTGCGCGGCTGGGATTGCTTCGCTTTCGCTGTTTGAAAGTCGCGATTATGCATCAAGCGTGGCGCGTATTGAAAAGCGCTTAAAGGCGAATTTGGAACCGCTACGTTCGCTCGAAAATGCGGCGGACGTGCGTGTGCTCGGTGCAATTGGCGTTTTGGAACTCAAGGCAAAGCCAAGTGCAGACGATATTCTGAAAGTCATCAAAGAAACTGGCGTGTGGCTACGTCCGTTCTGCAATTACGTCTATACGATGCCGCCGTTCATCACGAGCGATGCTGAAGTGGACCGCATTTGTGAAGCGATTAAGATGATTGGAAAATGCGAACCCGCACCGATTGTAGATGGCGAGGACGAATTCCACGAGTAA
- a CDS encoding flavodoxin family protein, whose protein sequence is MKVILFNGSRRENGCTYTALNIVANQLKAAGIETKIVFVGGRVLKGEVNEVVHEAKELLETADGVVYGSPVYYASPSGEMLMFLDRLYGVAEANLLFKPAANVVSARRAGTTATLDVLNKYPTYAQQPLVTSRYWNMVHGSNPEDVLKDEEGVQIMKELGRNMAWLLKSIDAGKQAGVTQPDAKQKVYTNFIR, encoded by the coding sequence ATGAAGGTCATCTTGTTTAACGGCAGCCGTCGTGAAAATGGCTGCACTTATACAGCTCTGAACATCGTCGCAAACCAGCTCAAGGCCGCTGGAATCGAGACGAAAATCGTGTTTGTCGGTGGGCGAGTGCTCAAGGGCGAGGTGAACGAAGTTGTCCACGAAGCCAAGGAACTCTTGGAAACGGCGGACGGCGTTGTTTACGGTTCTCCGGTTTATTACGCCTCTCCGAGTGGCGAAATGCTGATGTTCCTCGACCGTCTTTATGGTGTCGCAGAAGCGAATCTGCTATTCAAGCCGGCCGCAAACGTGGTTTCCGCACGCCGTGCAGGAACGACTGCAACTCTCGATGTGCTCAACAAGTACCCGACTTATGCGCAACAGCCGCTCGTGACTTCGCGCTACTGGAACATGGTCCATGGTTCGAATCCGGAAGATGTGCTGAAAGACGAAGAAGGCGTGCAGATTATGAAGGAACTGGGCCGCAATATGGCATGGCTCCTCAAGAGCATTGATGCGGGCAAGCAGGCGGGCGTGACGCAGCCTGATGCCAAGCAGAAAGTCTACACGAACTTCATTCGATAG